Proteins encoded together in one Mobula birostris isolate sMobBir1 chromosome 7, sMobBir1.hap1, whole genome shotgun sequence window:
- the LOC140200025 gene encoding E3 SUMO-protein ligase ZBED1-like, which produces MEHKTPEGSTSDLKLVCHPRAKSKVWKYFGFDTDAEGCILQWKKIYCRVCRAQIAYSGNTSNLAYHLEKNHPNEFHQVVKSNSEQPKEPFTSSFLKQELEGAHLSMQDAIMKTSYSQDSKRHQELTTVVTSFICEGLYPVSVVEEPTFKKLLKMADPRFELPGRKYFSTKAIPERYHVIRTGVEKELALAAWCGVTADMWTAQGRNRCYLSLTAHFLGGADNSSNPLKFSSRCLTTFEVADEYTTENLAHSLVESFREWGISKNVLGATTSSDCESVVNACSLLNLPVHVPCFGHAINQGINQALQLPKFCTLLLKCSKLVEYFKMTPRAACILSEKQKQQYLMQHQLVNDCSTWGNALSMLQRLREQRTAIAAVLFEDSMNYHLMPEASEWNTIEGLVELLQPFQQATEMMGRLKYPIISMVKPLLHVLLNSALKVGDSDSHLLGAVKETIAKELSEAYQLSPELDLFLNAATFLDPRYKKVPFLSVAQQKQVESKLVEEASSLLEKDKESPAGGEGSFAFEEPPLKKRVMSMKPYSTGSIDFMLAEIFGQAGSRDEDQDGWRSQVMEEVRNYKSQKLLELAEDPLAWWCDRVALFPTLIKLVRKYWCIPATSVPSERLFTAAGNLVDTKRNQLAPAEVDRLLFLYENTRVDREVIADDE; this is translated from the coding sequence ATGGAGCACAAGACCCCAGAAGGCTCCACCTCAGACCTAAAGCTAGTTTGCCACCCAAGAGCAAAAAGTAAAGTCTGGAAGTACTTTGGGTTTGACACTGATGCTGAAGGATGCATACTGCAGTGGAAGAAAATCTATTGCAGAGTTTGCCGTGCTCAAATTGCTTATTCTGGAAACACCTCCAACCTTGCGTACCACCTTGAGAAGAATCATCCCAATGAATTCCATCAAGTTGTCAAAAGCAACAGTGAACAGCCTAAAGAGCCCTTTACCTCTAGTTTCTTGAAACAGGAGCTTGAGGGTGCGCATCTGAGCATGCaagatgcaatcatgaagactTCTTATAGCCAAGACAGTAAACGACACCAGGAGTTGACCACCGTGGTCACCAGCTTCATATGTGAGGGGCTTTATCCTGTCTCTGTGGTAGAGGAGCCAACGTTCAAAAAGCTCCTCAAAATGGCTGACCCAAGGTTTGAGCTCCCTGGCAGGAAGTATTTCTCAACCAAAGCTATTCCTGAGCGCTACCATGTTATTCGGACTGGCGTGGAAAAAGAGTTGGCTCTGGCAGCGTGGTGCGGTGTCACTGCCGACATGTGGACAGCACAGGGCCGAAACCGATGCTACTTGTCTTTAACTGCCCACTTCTTGGGAGGTGCAGACAACAGCTCAAACCCTTTGAAGTTCTCTTCCAGATGCCTCACCACGTTTGAAGTGGCAGATGAATACACAACAGAGAACTTGGCACATTCCCTTGTTGAGTCCTTCAGAGAATGGGGAATCAGCAAGAATGTATTGGGGGCCACGACCAGCAGTGACTGTGAAAGTGTGGTGAATGCCTGCTCCCTGCTAAACCTCCCTGTGCACGTGCCGTGTTTTGGCCATGCCATCAATCAGGGCATAAACCAAGCTCTTCAGCTCCCAAAATTCTGCACCCTTCTTCTGAAATGTAGTAAGCTGGTCGAGTACTTCAAGATGACACCAAGAGCAGCCTGTATACTCAGCGAGAAACAGAAACAGCAGTATTTAATGCAGCACCAGCTTGTTAATGACTGCAGCACTTGGGGAAATGCCTTATCGATGCTGCAGCGCCTGAGGGAGCAACGCACAGCAATTGCAGCCGTGTTGTTTGAGGACAGCATGAATTACCACTTAATGCCAGAAGCAAGTGAGTGGAACACAATTGAAGGGCTAGTGGAGTTGCTGCAGCCATTCCAGCAGGCCACCGAGATGATGGGCAGATTGAAGTACCCGATCATTAGCATGGTAAAACCCCTTCTTCATGTCCTGTTGAACTCAGCCTTGAAGGTCGGAGATTCAGACTCGCATTTGCTTGGTGCCGTGAAGGAGACGATTGCCAAAGAGTTGTCTGAAGCGTACCAGTTATCCCCAGAGCTGGACCTCTTCCTCAATGCTGCAACGTTCCTTGATCCAAGGTACAAGAAAGTACCGTTCCTTTCCGTCGCTCAGCAGAAACAAGTTGAGAGTAAGCTCGTAGAGGAAGCCAGCAGTCTCTTGGAAAAGGACAAAGAGAGCCCTGCCGGGGGAGAGGGGAGCTTTGCCTTCGAAGAGCCGCCACTAAAAAAGCGCGTCATGTCAATGAAGCCCTACAGCACCGGCAGCATCGACTTCATGCTGGCGGAAATCTTTGGGCAGGCGGGCAGCAGGGACGAAGATCAAGATGGATGGCGCTCCCAGGTCATGGAAGAAGTGCGCAACTACAAATCCCAGAAGCTCCTGGAATTGGCCGAAGATCCGCTGGCTTGGTGGTGTGACCGGGTGGCTTTATTCCCCACCCTAATCAAACTAGTGCGGAAGTACTGGTGCATTCCTGCCACGAGTGTCCCTTCTGAGCGGCTCTTCACTGCGGCGGGTAATCTGGTGGACACCAAGCGAAACCAATTGGCACCAGCTGAAGTTGACCGGCTGCTGTTTCTTTACGAGAACACTCGAGTTGATCGTGAGGTCATTGCAGACGATGAATAG